A genomic window from Micromonospora ferruginea includes:
- the rpmA gene encoding 50S ribosomal protein L27 has product MAHKKGASSSRNGRDSAAQRLGVKRFGGQVVSAGEILIRQRGTKFHPGDLVGRGGDDTLFALSAGAVQFGTKRGRKTVSIVPQQ; this is encoded by the coding sequence ATGGCTCACAAAAAGGGTGCGTCCAGCTCGCGCAACGGTCGTGACTCCGCGGCCCAGCGGCTCGGCGTGAAGCGCTTCGGTGGTCAGGTCGTCAGCGCGGGTGAGATCCTCATCCGTCAGCGTGGCACCAAGTTCCACCCCGGTGACCTGGTCGGCCGTGGCGGCGACGACACGCTGTTCGCGCTGTCGGCCGGTGCGGTCCAGTTCGGCACCAAGCGCGGTCGCAAGACCGTCAGCATCGTGCCGCAGCAGTAG
- the obgE gene encoding GTPase ObgE: MTTFVDRVVLHMQAGDGGHGCVSIHREKFKPFGGPDGGNGGHGGSVSLVVDPQVTTLLDFHFRPHLKAENGKGGAGSNRDGGNGRDLVIKVPNGTVVQSLDGAVLADLVGVGTTFEAARGGRGGRGNASLANARRKAPGFAELGEPGDKLDVVLELKSVADVGLVGFPSAGKSSLISVISAAKPKIADYPFTTLVPNLGVVRVDNHTFTVADVPGLIPGAATGKGLGLEFLRHVERCAVLVHVVDTATLEPGRDPLADIDAIESELTQYGGLADRPRLVALNKVDVPDGKDLADIVRPDLEARGFRVFDVSSATREGLRELTFAMAQLVDEGRRAAPPAEPTRIVIRPKAVDDAGFTIEAEEDGSYTVRGSRPERWVKQTNFDNDEAVGYLADRLARLGVEEKLAKAGAQAGDLVRIGEREFDWQPTLYAGVDFVPGNRGTDLRLEDKSTRPRAADRLEARKARRRRPEDEIEGAPETAVDDLDDPDDD; this comes from the coding sequence GTGACGACGTTCGTTGACCGGGTCGTCCTGCACATGCAGGCCGGCGACGGGGGGCACGGCTGTGTCTCCATCCACCGGGAGAAGTTCAAGCCCTTCGGTGGCCCGGACGGCGGCAACGGCGGCCACGGGGGCAGCGTGTCGCTGGTGGTCGACCCCCAGGTCACCACGCTGCTCGACTTCCACTTCCGGCCGCACCTGAAGGCCGAGAACGGCAAGGGCGGGGCCGGCTCGAACCGCGACGGCGGCAACGGCCGCGATCTGGTCATCAAGGTCCCGAACGGCACTGTGGTGCAGAGCCTCGACGGTGCGGTGCTGGCCGACCTGGTCGGCGTGGGCACCACGTTCGAGGCGGCCCGGGGCGGTCGGGGCGGCCGGGGCAACGCCTCGCTGGCCAACGCCCGCCGCAAGGCGCCGGGCTTCGCCGAACTGGGCGAGCCGGGCGACAAGCTCGACGTGGTGCTGGAGCTGAAGAGCGTCGCCGACGTCGGCCTGGTCGGCTTCCCGTCCGCCGGCAAGTCCTCGCTGATCTCGGTGATCTCCGCCGCCAAGCCGAAGATCGCCGACTACCCGTTCACCACGCTGGTGCCGAACCTGGGCGTGGTCCGGGTGGACAACCACACGTTCACCGTCGCCGACGTGCCCGGCCTGATCCCGGGGGCGGCCACCGGCAAGGGGCTGGGCCTGGAGTTCCTCCGCCACGTCGAGCGCTGCGCCGTGCTGGTGCACGTGGTCGACACCGCGACGCTGGAGCCGGGCCGGGACCCGCTGGCCGACATCGACGCCATCGAGTCGGAGCTGACCCAGTACGGCGGGCTCGCCGACCGGCCGCGGCTGGTCGCGTTGAACAAGGTCGACGTGCCGGACGGCAAGGACCTGGCCGACATCGTCCGCCCCGACCTGGAGGCCCGCGGCTTCCGCGTCTTCGACGTCTCCAGCGCCACCCGGGAGGGGCTGCGCGAGCTGACGTTCGCGATGGCCCAGCTCGTCGACGAGGGCCGCCGGGCCGCCCCGCCGGCCGAGCCGACCCGGATCGTGATCCGCCCGAAGGCGGTCGACGACGCCGGCTTCACCATCGAGGCCGAGGAGGACGGCTCGTACACGGTGCGGGGCAGCCGGCCGGAGCGCTGGGTGAAGCAGACCAACTTCGACAACGACGAGGCGGTGGGCTATCTGGCCGACCGGCTGGCCCGCCTGGGCGTCGAGGAGAAGCTGGCGAAGGCCGGCGCGCAGGCCGGCGACCTGGTGCGGATCGGCGAGCGGGAGTTCGACTGGCAGCCCACGCTCTACGCCGGTGTCGACTTCGTCCCCGGCAACCGGGGCACCGACCTGCGGCTGGAGGACAAGTCGACGCGTCCCCGGGCCGCCGACCGGCTGGAGGCGCGCAAGGCCCGCCGCCGTCGCCCGGAGGACGAGATCGAGGGCGCGCCGGAGACCGCGGTGGACGACCTGGACGACCCGGACGACGACTAG
- a CDS encoding GNAT family N-acetyltransferase encodes MLIESRPATDPEIATLVAAQQRELRDADGGLDGQVTVVHTDIHYLAAVVGGRAVGCGGLQALDADTGELKRMYVRPAFRGRGIARQVLAALEELAFRRGHRAVCLETGTYLPAAIALYRSAGYRPVPVYGEYVDNPYSVCFAKRLPVAVQGGAPS; translated from the coding sequence ATGCTGATCGAATCCCGGCCCGCCACCGACCCGGAGATCGCCACGCTCGTCGCCGCTCAGCAGCGTGAGCTGCGGGACGCCGACGGCGGCCTGGATGGTCAGGTGACCGTGGTGCACACCGACATCCACTACCTGGCGGCCGTGGTGGGCGGCCGGGCGGTCGGCTGCGGCGGCCTCCAGGCGCTCGACGCCGACACCGGCGAGCTGAAGCGGATGTACGTCCGGCCGGCGTTCCGAGGTCGGGGAATCGCCCGCCAGGTGCTGGCCGCGCTGGAGGAGTTGGCGTTCCGGCGGGGGCACCGCGCGGTGTGCCTGGAGACCGGCACCTACCTGCCGGCGGCGATCGCGCTCTACCGGTCCGCCGGCTACCGGCCCGTCCCCGTGTACGGCGAGTACGTCGACAACCCGTACAGCGTGTGCTTCGCCAAGCGCCTGCCGGTGGCGGTGCAAGGAGGGGCCCCTTCCTAA
- a CDS encoding DUF4383 domain-containing protein yields the protein MAREHASARPAVQKVALAAAALFVLIGVLGFVPGVTTHYGEMTFAGHHSGAKLLGLFQVSVLHNLVHLLFGLVGLVAARRLAGARAFLAGGGALYLVLWLYGFAIDSRESAINFVPVNHADNWLHLALGFGLLATGLLLSNDRGTGSRLDTPIDRP from the coding sequence ATGGCACGCGAACACGCATCGGCCCGGCCAGCCGTGCAGAAGGTCGCCCTCGCGGCGGCGGCCCTCTTCGTGCTGATCGGCGTGCTCGGCTTCGTTCCCGGCGTCACCACGCACTACGGCGAGATGACGTTTGCCGGGCACCACTCCGGCGCGAAGCTGCTCGGGCTGTTCCAGGTGTCGGTGCTGCACAACCTGGTGCACCTGCTCTTCGGGCTGGTCGGGCTGGTGGCGGCCCGCCGGCTGGCCGGCGCGCGGGCGTTCCTGGCCGGCGGCGGCGCGCTCTACCTGGTGCTGTGGCTCTACGGCTTCGCCATCGACAGCCGGGAGAGCGCGATCAACTTCGTGCCGGTGAACCACGCCGACAACTGGCTGCACCTGGCGCTCGGCTTCGGCTTGCTCGCCACCGGCCTGCTGCTGAGCAACGACCGAGGCACCGGTAGCCGGCTGGACACCCCGATCGACCGGCCCTGA
- a CDS encoding phage holin family protein: MTVPTQDPGYQAPGAPHQADEVRATSIGQLMSQVTGDLSTLMRQEVELAKAEIRQEGKKAGKAAGLYGGAGFGGYMVALFVSIAVWQFLDNVMDSGLAALIVAVVWAVIAAVLYSKAKKNAEQIRGLKQTNDSVQRIPDALKPHPEGVTR; the protein is encoded by the coding sequence ATGACCGTGCCGACGCAGGACCCGGGCTACCAGGCGCCGGGTGCCCCGCACCAGGCCGACGAGGTGCGGGCCACCTCGATCGGGCAGCTCATGAGCCAGGTCACCGGCGACCTCTCCACGCTGATGCGGCAGGAGGTCGAGCTGGCCAAGGCCGAGATCCGCCAGGAGGGCAAGAAGGCCGGCAAGGCGGCCGGCCTGTACGGCGGCGCCGGCTTCGGCGGCTACATGGTGGCGCTCTTCGTCTCGATCGCGGTGTGGCAGTTCCTCGACAACGTCATGGACTCCGGCCTGGCCGCGCTCATCGTGGCCGTGGTGTGGGCCGTGATCGCCGCGGTCCTCTACTCGAAGGCGAAGAAGAACGCCGAGCAGATCCGCGGCCTGAAGCAGACCAACGACAGCGTGCAGCGCATCCCCGACGCGCTCAAGCCGCACCCGGAGGGAGTCACCCGATGA